From Coffea arabica cultivar ET-39 chromosome 2e, Coffea Arabica ET-39 HiFi, whole genome shotgun sequence, the proteins below share one genomic window:
- the LOC113732192 gene encoding furcatin hydrolase: MPSRVYLGLGFLILAIFIQLFVHQSQKPSHIVTAPFNRSSFPPGFIFGASSSGYQYEGAAFEDGKGPSILDTFFHKYPENLKDRSNGDVANDFYHRYKEDVQLMDYIGITGFRFTISWSRVLPHGKLSGGVNELGIAFYNNLINELISKGITPFVTLSSWDTPQALEDEYGGFLNINIVDDFRDFAELCFKEFGDRVKHWLTFNEPWSFATIGYDGSTFPSAIAPGRCSAWMNRGCPEGESSTEPYLVGHHIILCHATAAKLYREKYKPSQKGQIGIVLIANWWVPYSDSKADAIAAQRTQDFFLGWFLDPLTFGDYPKSMRSSVGERLPKFTEEQKLLIKGSLDFLGLNYYTSMFAYDAPQDNSVHMSYSTDMQVNITVIRDGRLIGEPSGAEYLFVYPEGLAKLLVYLKKNYQNPTIYVTENGYAESHINSLEQAIHDTERIKFYIDHLEAVKAALEKGVDVRGFLVWSLLDGFEWNAGFTEKYGLIYVDFKNGLKRHPKHSALWFKQFLE; encoded by the exons ATGCCATCTCGAGTTTATCTTGGGCTTGGCTTCTTAATCTTGGCAATCTTTATTCAGCTTTTTGTTCATCAGTCGCAAAAACCAAGTCATATTGTAACCGCTCCATTCAATCGCAGTAGTTTTCCGCCTGGTTTCATATTTGGTGCTTCTTCTTCTGGCTATCAG TATGAAGGAGCAGCGTTCGAAGATGGAAAAGGACCAAGTATACTGGATACTTTTTTCCACAAATATCCAG AGAATTTAAAAGATCGCAGCAATGGAGATGTGGCTAATGATTTCTATCATCGTTACAAG GAAGACGTACAACTGATGGACTACATAGGCATAACTGGCTTCAGATTTACCATCTCGTGGTCCAGAGTTTTGCCTC ATGGGAAGCTGAGTGGAGGAGTGAACGAGCTAGGCATTGCCTTTTACAACAACCTCATCAATGAGTTAATATCAAAGG GCATAACACCTTTTGTGACACTATCTAGTTGGGATACTCCACAAGCCCTAGAGGATGAATATGGTGGTTTTCTAAATATTAATATTGT GGATGATTTTCGAGATTTTGCTGAGCTTTGTTTCAAAGAATTCGGTGATAGGGTCAAGCACTGGTTGACTTTCAACGAACCATGGTCTTTTGCCACAATTGGTTATGACGGTAGCACCTTTCCAAGCGCCATAGCTCCAGGAAGGTGTTCGGCATGGATGAACAGAGGATGCCCTGAAGGGGAATCTTCAACTGAGCCATATTTGGTTGGCCACCATATTATCCTTTGTCATGCAACAGCTGCTAAACTGTACAGAGAGAAGTACAAG CCATCTCAAAAGGGGCAGATAGGAATAGTGCTGATAGCAAATTGGTGGGTACCTTACTCCGATTCGAAGGCTGATGCAATTGCGGCCCAAAGAACCCAGGACTTTTTCCTTGGATG GTTTCTTGATCCACTCACTTTTGGTGACTATCCAAAAAGCATGCGTAGCTCAGTGGGGGAACGCTTACCAAAATTTACTGAAGAACAGAAATTGTTGATCAAAGGGTCCTTAGACTTCCTGGGATTGAACTACTATACTTCAATGTTTGCTTATGATGCCCCCCAGGATAATAGTGTTCATATGAGCTATTCAACTGACATGCAAGTTAATATCACAG TGATACGGGATGGAAGACTTATTGGGGAACCG AGCGGAGCAGAATATTTGTTTGTTTATCCAGAAGGGCTTGCTAAGCTGCTTGTCTATTTGAAGAAAAACTACCAGAATCCAACAATCTATGTTACCGAGAATG GATATGCTGAAAGCCATATAAATAGTCTTGAGCAAGCGATCCATGATACAGAGAGGATCAAATTTTATATCGACCATCTCGAGGCAGTGAAGGCAGCCCTTGA gaaGGGAGTTGATGTAAGAGGATTCTTAGTATGGTCGTTGTTAGACGGATTTGAATGGAATGCAGGTTTCACTGAGAAGTATGGCTTAATTTATGTTGACTTTAAGAATGGACTTAAAAGGCACCCCAAGCATTCAGCTCTTTGGTTCAAGCAATTCCTCGAGTAA
- the LOC113732193 gene encoding beta-glucosidase 24 isoform X1, whose product MAVQVSLSLGLLVLLNFLFFREISTAQAPIHNINVPFNRCSFPPNFIFGTASSAYQYEGAAFEDGKGTSICDTFTHKYPEKAIDRSNGDVADDFYHLYKEDVQLMKYIGLNGFRFSISWSRVLPHGKLSKGVNKLGIAFYNNLINDLISKGITPFVTLFHWDPPQALEDEYGGFLNISIVDDFRDFAELCFKEFGDRVKYWSTFNEPWTFSTGGYDSTTFIGSLAPGRCSAWMNKGCPAGDSSTEPYLVAHHIILSHAAAAKLYREKYKPSQKGQIGIVLVTNWMLPYSNAKSDAIAAQRVLDFFLGWFLDPLTSGDYPKSMRDKLGGRLPKFTQQQSKLIRGSLDFLGLNYYSSSYAKDIPHATTVNISYTSDFQVNITSIRNGKPIGAPTGAGFLYVYPKGLTEILVYLKKNYHNPTIYITENGLAETNINSIEQAIHDTNRIKFYSGHFKALKAAIEKGVDVRGFFAWTFLDTYEWGSGYTMKFGITYVDFKNKLKRYPKHSALWLKQFLK is encoded by the exons ATGGCAGTTCAAGTTTCTCTTTCCCTAGGCCTCTTAGTCTTGCTGAATTTCTTGTTCTTTAGAGAGATTTCTACTGCACAAGCACCAATTCATAATATAAATGTTCCATTCAACCGTTGCAGTTTTCCACCTAATTTTATATTTGGTACTGCTTCTTCTGCCTATCAG TACGAAGGAGCAGCATTCGAAGATGGAAAAGGAACAAGTATATGTGATACTTTTACCCACAAATATCCAG AGAAAGCGATAGATCGCAGCAATGGAGATGTAGCAGATGATTTCTATCATCTTTACAAG GAAGATGTACAATTAATGAAATACATAGGCTTAAATGGTTTCAGATTTTCCATCTCGTGGTCCAGAGTATTGCCTC ATGGAAAGCTAAGCAAAGGAGTGAACAAGCTAGGCATAGCCTTTTACAACAATCTCATCAATGATTTAATATCAAAGG GCATAACACCTTTTGTGACACTCTTTCATTGGGATCCTCCTCAAGCCCTAGAAGATGAATATGGCGGCTTTCTAAACATTAGTATAGT GGATGATTTTCGAGATTTCGCAGAGCTTTGTTTCAAAGAATTTGGTGACAGAGTAAAGTATTGGAGCACATTCAACGAGCCATGGACATTTTCCACAGGTGGTTATGACTCTACCACCTTTATAGGTTCATTAGCCCCTGGACGATGTTCGGCATGGATGAACAAAGGATGCCCTGCTGGGGATTCTTCGACTGAGCCTTATTTGGTTGCCCACCACATCATCCTTAGCCATGCAGCAGCAGCTAAACTATACAGGGAGAAATACAAG cCATCTCAAAAGGGGCAAATAGGAATAGTGCTTGTAACTAATTGGATGTTGCCTTATTCCAATGCCAAGTCTGATGCAATAGCTGCCCAACGAGTCCTAGACTTTTTCCTGGGATG GTTTCTAGATCCACTAACTTCTGGTGACTATCCAAAAAGCATGCGTGACAAACTAGGGGGACGCTTACCAAAGTTCACTCAACAGCAATCAAAGTTAATCAGGGGCTCCTTAGATTTCTTGGGATTGAACTACTATAGTTCAAGTTATGCTAAGGATATTCCCCATGCTACTACCGTTAATATTAGCTACACATCAGACTTTCAAGTTAATATAACAT CAATACGAAACGGCAAGCCTATTGGTGCGCCG ACAGGAGCAGggtttttatatgtttatccAAAAGGGCTTACTGAGATTCTTGTCTATTTGAAGAAAAACTACCACAATCCAACAATCTATATTACTGAGAATG GACTTGCTGAAACCAATATCAATAGTATTGAGCAAGCGATCCATGATACAAATAGGATAAAATTCTACAGTGGTCATTTCAAGGCCTTGAAGGCAGCCATTGA GAAGGGCGTGGATGTGAGAGGATTCTTCGCATGGACGTTTTTAGACACTTATGAATGGGGCTCAGGTTACACAATGAAGTTTGGCATCACTTATGTTGACTTCAAGAATAAACTCAAGAGGTACCCCAAGCATTCAGCCCTTTGGTTGAAGCAATTCCTCAAGTAA
- the LOC113732193 gene encoding beta-glucosidase 12 isoform X2, with protein MAVQVSLSLGLLVLLNFLFFREISTAQAPIHNINVPFNRCSFPPNFIFGTASSAYQYEGAAFEDGKGTSICDTFTHKYPEKAIDRSNGDVADDFYHLYKEDVQLMKYIGLNGFRFSISWSRVLPHGKLSKGVNKLGIAFYNNLINDLISKELCFKEFGDRVKYWSTFNEPWTFSTGGYDSTTFIGSLAPGRCSAWMNKGCPAGDSSTEPYLVAHHIILSHAAAAKLYREKYKPSQKGQIGIVLVTNWMLPYSNAKSDAIAAQRVLDFFLGWFLDPLTSGDYPKSMRDKLGGRLPKFTQQQSKLIRGSLDFLGLNYYSSSYAKDIPHATTVNISYTSDFQVNITSIRNGKPIGAPTGAGFLYVYPKGLTEILVYLKKNYHNPTIYITENGLAETNINSIEQAIHDTNRIKFYSGHFKALKAAIEKGVDVRGFFAWTFLDTYEWGSGYTMKFGITYVDFKNKLKRYPKHSALWLKQFLK; from the exons ATGGCAGTTCAAGTTTCTCTTTCCCTAGGCCTCTTAGTCTTGCTGAATTTCTTGTTCTTTAGAGAGATTTCTACTGCACAAGCACCAATTCATAATATAAATGTTCCATTCAACCGTTGCAGTTTTCCACCTAATTTTATATTTGGTACTGCTTCTTCTGCCTATCAG TACGAAGGAGCAGCATTCGAAGATGGAAAAGGAACAAGTATATGTGATACTTTTACCCACAAATATCCAG AGAAAGCGATAGATCGCAGCAATGGAGATGTAGCAGATGATTTCTATCATCTTTACAAG GAAGATGTACAATTAATGAAATACATAGGCTTAAATGGTTTCAGATTTTCCATCTCGTGGTCCAGAGTATTGCCTC ATGGAAAGCTAAGCAAAGGAGTGAACAAGCTAGGCATAGCCTTTTACAACAATCTCATCAATGATTTAATATCAAAGG AGCTTTGTTTCAAAGAATTTGGTGACAGAGTAAAGTATTGGAGCACATTCAACGAGCCATGGACATTTTCCACAGGTGGTTATGACTCTACCACCTTTATAGGTTCATTAGCCCCTGGACGATGTTCGGCATGGATGAACAAAGGATGCCCTGCTGGGGATTCTTCGACTGAGCCTTATTTGGTTGCCCACCACATCATCCTTAGCCATGCAGCAGCAGCTAAACTATACAGGGAGAAATACAAG cCATCTCAAAAGGGGCAAATAGGAATAGTGCTTGTAACTAATTGGATGTTGCCTTATTCCAATGCCAAGTCTGATGCAATAGCTGCCCAACGAGTCCTAGACTTTTTCCTGGGATG GTTTCTAGATCCACTAACTTCTGGTGACTATCCAAAAAGCATGCGTGACAAACTAGGGGGACGCTTACCAAAGTTCACTCAACAGCAATCAAAGTTAATCAGGGGCTCCTTAGATTTCTTGGGATTGAACTACTATAGTTCAAGTTATGCTAAGGATATTCCCCATGCTACTACCGTTAATATTAGCTACACATCAGACTTTCAAGTTAATATAACAT CAATACGAAACGGCAAGCCTATTGGTGCGCCG ACAGGAGCAGggtttttatatgtttatccAAAAGGGCTTACTGAGATTCTTGTCTATTTGAAGAAAAACTACCACAATCCAACAATCTATATTACTGAGAATG GACTTGCTGAAACCAATATCAATAGTATTGAGCAAGCGATCCATGATACAAATAGGATAAAATTCTACAGTGGTCATTTCAAGGCCTTGAAGGCAGCCATTGA GAAGGGCGTGGATGTGAGAGGATTCTTCGCATGGACGTTTTTAGACACTTATGAATGGGGCTCAGGTTACACAATGAAGTTTGGCATCACTTATGTTGACTTCAAGAATAAACTCAAGAGGTACCCCAAGCATTCAGCCCTTTGGTTGAAGCAATTCCTCAAGTAA